AAATGTAGACCCTGAGATTAACACCAGTCGATGAAGGGTAAATAAGATGACCCTAGGATATAAACATACCTTATTGTTGTGGTTCAATTCATTCAATGAGGACAGAAAACAAAAGGAAAATGGTAACACAACTTGGTCCCTGCACCATCATTTTCCTCAAGTAGAATTTTGAATGAACCACTGCGAATGAATGCAGCAGAAATTTTGAAACGAACAAGCCCATGCCATAGATTACACATACTGTGCTTCAATAATTTTACCGTTTTATTGCACCATGGTAAGGCAAGCAAAACTCATGGAAAAATGTATTTGAGGCTGTTCATAAAATGCTGTTTGCCTCATGTTACCCATTAATCCATTTTGCTGATGACTTGCCTGCCTACTTAACCTTTAGTTTTAAGAGTATTCATATCCAATAAATCAAATTTTAATGGTGGCTTGAGAACTTTCTTCCGATCATGCAATGATTTCTGTATTTCTCTCCAATTTCAGAAACTTATACCACTGTTTCACAAACCACCCATTCACCACGCGTTCAACAGACGGAAATGACCGAAGAATTCTCACAACCCCCTTATACAACCGGTATCTTATACCATCGACAAAACCAAGCTTCACCGCTGGAAGAGAAAGACCCATGATTTCATAAATCCAGGCAAATATAGCCTCGAATGAGAAGAGTTTGAACTTGACTGGGATGTTGGAGCCTTCAATGAAGGCCTTGACCATCTTTTTGAAGTCTGATGGTGGGTTATCTAAGGCAGGAATTATAGTTTCTGTCTCTATCTCCTTGCATATGGAATACGTTTCATCATAACTCCCTTGGCATAAGTTGTACTTGTCATCTATTCCTAAGAGATATCCTATGCCACGCCAGAAATGTATATAGTCTTCGAGATCAGATTCTCTACAGGAGATTCCAAATTGTTTAGGGTACATGACAATAGCACCCATGAAGCCGCATTGAACCAATGTCATATCATACTGAGAGACATGGAGTTTCCCTGGTTCATGGTGGTCCATTGAGGCTGCCACGTGTTTATGCATATGTCGGACGTTGAGGATAGATTCATGAGCCACACCATGCGGCGAGTCCCAGACATCACCAAGATGCCACAGGACAACCTGTCGGAATGTGGAGAAGTAGCGCCTGAATGATTTAGTTGGAGTATCAGACTTCTTCGTGTACACTAATGGAACCAATAGATTCGTGACACAGAGTCCACTAGCCAAGGAAGTGTACATTCCCAAAAGCACTGAGACAAAGTGGTCCATGAAGAATTTCCGTCCCCGATTGAATTTAGCCCGGTCCAACCATTCTGGTGGCATGGCTGGACTATTGCAACAATCGCCATTTTCCTTTGTACCATGCTGGAGATCACTTAACTTCAAACTCATCTTCTGTTGGTTGGAGTCAAAGAGGCAAAGAGCTCAAAAACCTGGAAGAGATGAGGAAGTGCTCAAAACAAACTCACAAAGCCTAGAGAAAACAGAGACAATTTGCGGTCCTGGGTCAAAGACAAAGACATAAGGCATCAGACAATCCCCTTGATTAATGATTAAGCACTCTATCTACCGTGTACGGTGTTGGTTATGGTAGATTACGCACCCACTGGCACTGCACTGGCATTGTTGTATGGGTCATTGGGTGGGGCTTACCTGGCCAGGCCAGGGACCTATTCACTGttcttgaggtctggacttgaGAATCTGAAACTACACTACTGCCACTGTGACTGACtgtcactcagtcactgtcatTGACTGTCACTCAGCTGCTGACAGCTCATCCCAAATCCAATCCTTCCTTTGTTCTTTTTTTGTCATATCTAAATCTGTAGCTCAATATCTTACCCCTTTGATGGGATTGCTTAGTTTATGTTGGAGGAAGGAGTATGTTGATATCAACTATGTAGTTCTAAATATCTAAAAGGGTCATTTGATAAGAAAATATACCGAAATTTGGTAACAATCATAAATTTTTTCCCGGAAATACTTCAGCGCCATCGTACGCATTCGTGGAAAACAACGAGCACCTGCAACCTCGTCCCCATGACGGTGTAGAAGTAAATTTTAGCCCCTCGGAAACGAAGTCGGGGATGTCATAcccatgctcatgctcatggctAAAAGATTAATATTCTTGTTACAGTGGTGAAGTAGGGAATTCACATGGATTCACGTCAGGCTGGTTACCCTATGATTCTCAGAAGTGATTTTTTTTGAAGTAGAGGGCTTTGACGTGGATACTGTCATAGTATGTGCAGCACcaccgtcaggtgctgccacctatattgTTAATTGTACTATCTAGCGCACTAGTGCGCATGAGTATTAAAGCAGACGCTTTCGAATGGACTCCCAATCACAGAGTTGTTCATTCATTAACAGATACcgtttgatcatcatcatcatcattacatcaTCTTACTCGTCATCgtcgtatcatcatcatcatcatcatcatcatcaattgcaccatcatcatcttcatgcaCCAGAGGCCTAGTTATTATTCCATGGCCTTGGAGTTAGGACTCCATCCCCGGGACTTCATCAGTGTCTGACGACGCACTAGTATAGACCCTCCACTTCACTTGTCTAATGGCCAAAATGATTGCACTCCTGACGTGCCAGAAGTGTGCCGAACGAAGAGGTGGATTCGCCCTTTAAATCAAAACGTGACTGCCTTAGGAACGAGGTTAACCTATACAATATGGCGACAACCATGGGCATGTGTGCCTGCCGGTCACCGGCTAAATTATTGCGTTATTTTAATAAAATCAGAGACGCAAAGACGTTTTCGGTTGCATCAAATACAAGAACAAACATTGTAGCAAGGTTATGTGCCCCATCAATTCAATTTAATGGTAGTTTGATTGCGTATGCGTCCACTGGAAATGGCCAAAATAACAAATCGCCCAGCATCACAGAATCCATCCTCCAGCAAAAAGTTGGAAAGATGCCGAAGGACGACAACGTCAAGGATAAGGAGCCACCTAAAGGGAACAAAGATAAGGACAAAAAAAGCTCAAAGTGGACAGGGCAGAATATGTGGAAAATTGGCCTCCTCAGTTTAGGAGGAATGAGCGCGTTATCTTGTGGAATTTTGCTGAAAGAATGGGGTCAGTTGAGTTCCATGGACATTGTCAGATGATACAGATAACATTGTGCAATATTGTATCGC
Above is a window of Lineus longissimus chromosome 3, tnLinLong1.2, whole genome shotgun sequence DNA encoding:
- the LOC135485013 gene encoding uncharacterized protein LOC135485013, with product MSLKLSDLQHGTKENGDCCNSPAMPPEWLDRAKFNRGRKFFMDHFVSVLLGMYTSLASGLCVTNLLVPLVYTKKSDTPTKSFRRYFSTFRQVVLWHLGDVWDSPHGVAHESILNVRHMHKHVAASMDHHEPGKLHVSQYDMTLVQCGFMGAIVMYPKQFGISCRESDLEDYIHFWRGIGYLLGIDDKYNLCQGSYDETYSICKEIETETIIPALDNPPSDFKKMVKAFIEGSNIPVKFKLFSFEAIFAWIYEIMGLSLPAVKLGFVDGIRYRLYKGVVRILRSFPSVERVVNGWFVKQWYKFLKLERNTEIIA